Proteins encoded together in one Panthera uncia isolate 11264 chromosome A2, Puncia_PCG_1.0, whole genome shotgun sequence window:
- the AMIGO3 gene encoding amphoterin-induced protein 3, which produces MAWLVLLGTLLCMPRVGVGSLGSEGFLPSAPHNCPYRCVCAADLLSCAGLGLQDVPAALPAAAADLDLSHNALQRLRPGWLAPLSRLRALRLGHNELVVLGHGVFTNASGLQLLDLSSNALRALGRHDLEGLGALERLLLFNNRLAHLDEHAFHGLGALSRLYLGCNELSSFSFDHLHGLGTTHLRTLDLSSNRLGRIPVPDLAALPAFLKNGLYLHNNPLPCDCRLYHLLQRWHQRGLSAVSDFAGEYMCLAFKVPTSRVRFFEHSRVFENCSAALAQGLEQPEVQLHVQMGRSLRLHCNTSAPAVRIAWVSPQHELLVAPGSRDGSIAVLADGSLAISNVQPQHEGVFVCLAAGPRLHHNQTHEYNVSVHFPHPEPEAFNTGFTTLLGCAVGLVLVLLYLFAPPCPGCRRCYRRTCHCRRWPRAPSPLQELSAQSSVLSTPPDVPSRKASVHKHVVFLEPGRRGLNGRVQLAVAEDFDLYNPVGLRLKAGSESASSTGSEGLVMT; this is translated from the coding sequence ATGGCCTGGCTGGTGCTGCTGGGCACACTGCTGTGCATGCCGCGTGTTGGGGTGGGCAGTCTGGGCTCAGAGGGCTTTTTGCCCTCCGCACCCCATAACTGCCCCTACAGATGTGTGTGCGCCGCTGACCTGCTGAGCTGCGCGGGCCTGGGGTTGCAGGACGTGCCGGCTGCGTTGCCTGCCGCTGCTGCGGACCTCGACCTGAGCCACAACGCGCTCCAGCGCCTCCGCCCCGGCTGGCTGGCGCCACTCTCCCGGCTGCGCGCCCTGCGCCTAGGCCACAACGAACTAGTCGTGCTAGGTCACGGAGTCTTCACCAACGCCAGCGGCCTGCAGCTACTCGATTTATCATCTAACGCGCTGCGGGCGCTTGGCCGCCACGACCTCGAAGGGTTGGGGGCGCTCGAGAGGCTGCTTCTGTTCAATAACCGCTTAGCGCACTTGGATGAGCACGCCTTCCATGGCCTGGGCGCACTCAGCCGTCTCTACCTGGGCTGCAACGaactctcctccttctcttttgacCACCTGCACGGTCTGGGCACGACCCACCTACGTACTCTGGATCTCTCCTCCAACCGCCTGGGACGCATCCCAGTACCTGACCTGGCTGCACTGCCAGCCTTTCTTAAGAATGGCCTTTACCTGCACAACAATCCATTACCCTGTGACTGCCGTCTCTACCACCTGCTGCAGCGCTGGCATCAGCGGGGCCTAAGCGCTGTGAGTGACTTTGCCGGAGAGTACATGTGCCTGGCCTTCAAGGTACCCACATCCCGTGTGCGCTTCTTTGAGCACAGCCGTGTCTTTGAGAATTGCTCAGCTGCCCTGGCTCAGGGCCTAGAGCAGCCCGAAGTGCAGCTGCACGTGCAGATGGGTCGGTCCCTGAGGCTGCACTGCAACACCAGTGCCCCAGCTGTGCGCATCGCCTGGGTGTCACCACAGCACGAGCTGCTGGTGGCACCAGGATCCCGAGACGGCAGCATCGCAGTGCTGGCTGATGGCAGCTTGGCCATCAGCAATGTGCAGCCGCAGCACGAGGGGGTCTTTGTGTGCCTGGCAGCCGGGCCCCGCCTGCATCACAACCAGACGCACGAGTACAACGTGAGCGTGCATTTCCCACACCCTGAGCCCGAGGCTTTCAACACAGGCTTCACCACCCTGCTGGGCTGCGCTGTGGGCCTGGTGCTTGTGCTGCTCTACCTTTTTGCGCCACCCTGCCCAGGCTGCCGCCGCTGCTACCGTCGCACCTGCCACTGCCGCCGCTGGCCCCGGGCACCCAGCCCCCTCCAGGAGCTGAGCGCACAGTCCTCAGTGCTCAGCACACCACCGGATGTACCCAGCCGCAAGGCCAGTGTCCACAAGCATGTGGTCTTTCTGGAGCCGGGCAGGAGGGGCCTCAATGGGCGTGTGCAGCTGGCAGTAGCCGAGGACTTTGATCTCTACAATCCTGTGGGCCTGCGGCTCAAGGCTGGCTCTGAGTCTGCTAGCTCCACGGGCTCTGAGGGCCTGGTGATGACCTAG